The Thalassotalea piscium sequence TAATGTACCCAGCTATAGCAAGTGCAACCAAAAAATTAGATGCAGCCCTAAAGCATAGAAAAGGCCTGCTTAAAGCAAACCTCCATGTTAAGCCAGTGAGTACTAGCGAAGAAATTGCTCATGAAAAAGTGCAGTCGCTCGACTTAGCATAATTAGTTTTCATTCAAACAACGGGGAGTATAACTCCCCGTTTTTGATCATATCGCTTTTTGGTTGTGAGCTAACAAGCTAGTAGGGTGGGCTTAAGTCTATCAGCTGGCATTAGCGCTGTATTGACGGCATAAATGCCGACCTACATAACCTGTTAGTAATATGAGCTAATATTCTGGTAGGGTGGGCTTAAGCCGAACAGCTGGCATTAGCGTTGTATTGACGGCATAAATGCCGACCTACATAACCTGTTAGTAATATGAGCTAATACTCTGGTAGGGTGGGCTTAAGTCTTTCAGCTGGCATTAGCGTTGTATTGACGGCATAACCTACTAATAATATATGGTAATTAGTTAATTCACTGGCTATACAATGATATAGTGATGCCCTTTGTACTTTACTTCGAGGCTTTTCTGCAACGTGATTATAATTTCAAACTCAGTACAACTTGGCGATAACGAAGTTGAATTAGTCGCAATTCGAGCACAAGGTGCGGGCGGCCAAAACGTTAATAAAGTATCGTCTGCAATACATTTACGTTTCGATGTTCAAGCCTCATCATTACCCGCATTTTATAAAGAAAATTTACTTGCATTAAAAGATAAACGTATTACTAAAGAGGGCGTTATTGTAATAAAAGCACAGCAGCATCGTACTCAAGAACTTAATCGAGAAGATGCCCTAAGCCGACTTGTTGAATTAATTAAAAGTGTTGCAATAGTGCAAAAGATAAGAAGAGAAACTAAGCCTACGAGGTCATCTAAGTTAAAACGTTTAGAAAGTAAAACGCAACGTAGCCAAATTAAAAAGGCCCGCGGTAAGGTTCGTTTAGACTAGCGTTCGTGTGCAAAAAAAGCACTAAAATGAATGCCTAATTACGCAAATTGGCTTACTAGGAAAATACCAATAAAAAAGTAAATAAATACGAAAAAATAGAATGAAAATGGCTGAGTGCGTTTGTAATAATAATGAGATTTAAACCCTTTAGCGCCAGCAACAACCTTTCCTAGCATTAAACTCCAAACGCTTTGTGCGATAAGTAGTATTCCAATAATCAGTATCAATGTGTTTGGCACTAGTTTTCTTCACTTTATTTCTAACAGCTAGACTCGCGTCTCTTTAGTCGTAATAAAAAAGCCGAATAAACATTCGGCTTTAATATTTATGTGGCTACTTAACCAACAAACTTACGGGCGTTTCTAAACATACGAACCCAAGGTGAATCCTCTTGCCATTCGTCTGGGTGCCATGAGTTTGAAACCGTTCTAAACACACGCTCTGGATGCGGCATCATTATAGTAACGCGTCCATCTGTAGTTGTTAGGGCTGTTATACCATCTGGTGAACCATTAGGGTTTGCTGGGTATGTTTCAGTTACTTCACCATAGTTATCAACAAAGCGCATCGATACAGTACCTGAATCGTTGGCAGCACCAATTGCTGCTTCAGAAGCAAATTCAGCATGACCTTCGCCATGAGAAACAGCGATAGGCATACGTGAACCTTCCATTCCTTTGAAGAAAATTGACGGGCTTTGTTGAATTTCAACCAATGAGAAACGCGCTTCAAAGCGTTCAGACTTGTTCTGTACGAAATGTGGCCAAGTGTCAGTTCCTGGAATAATTTCTTTCAAGTTAGACAGCATTTGACAACCGTTACACACACCTAAACTAAAGGTATCTTCACGATGGAAGAAGGCTTTAAACATTTCGCGTGCTTTGGGGTTAAATAGAATTGATTTCGCCCAACCTTCACCAGCACCTAACACATCACCATAAGAGAAACCGCCACAAGCGACTAAGCCGTTAAAATCGGCTAAGTCTACTCGACCTGCCAGAATATCTGACATGTGTACATCAATTGCGATAAAACCAGCACGGTCAAACGAGGCTGCCATTTCAACGTGAGAATTAACACCTTGTTCACGTAAAATAGCGATTTTTGGGTTGGTAATGTTTTGTGCGTCTTTCGCTATTAAATCGGCAACTATATCTTCGTTAATGTCGAAGGTTAGCTCAGTATTTAAGCCAGGATCTTCAGTATCAAATTTAACATCAAACTCTTGTTGTGCACATTCAGGATTATCACGTAACGATTGCATTTTAAGCGTTGTTTCAGCCCAAACTGTACGATAATACGTACGCGAGTTCTCTAAAACCGTTTCGCCATTACGAGTAAAGCTGATCATATCAGTGTTGTTTATTACACCAATATCTGTGCATAACTCAAGTATGCCGTGTTGTTCAAAAACCGCATGCACTGCATCTACATCAGTTTCTAAAATTTGTATAACAGCGCCTAATTCTTCATGAAATAAAACTTCTAAATCAGTACCGTTAAACTTAGATAAGTCAATATCAACACCTGTATGACCTGCGAATGCCATTTCGGCTACTGTGGTAAATAAACCGCCGTCAGATCTGTCATGGTAAGCAATTAGTTTTTCGTCGCGAACTAACGTTTGTATCGCGTTAAAGAAACCTTTTAAGTGCGCTGCGTTATCAACATCAGGCGTTTCTTTACCTAGCTGCTTATAAACCTGTGCTAAACATGAGCCACCTAATCGATTTTTACCATTCGATAAGTCAATGGCGACAATACGACTATCACCTTTATCGGTTCTTAGCTGTGGGGTAACTGTTTTGCGAATATCTTCAACACGGCCAAATGCGGTGATCACTAACGAAAGTGGCGAGGTTACAGATTTTTCTTGTGCTGAGCCGTCAGTGTTGTCAGTCCATGTTGTTTTCATCGACATAGAGTCTTTACCAACAGGTACCGTTAACCCTAACGCAGGGCAAAGCTCTTCGCCAACTGCTTTAACCGCTTCGTATAAACCAGCATCTTCTCCTGGGTGGCCTGCAGGCGACATCCAGTTAGCTGAAAGTTTAATGCGGTTTAAGTCGCCAATATCCGTGCCAGCAATATTAGTTAACGACTCTGCAATAGCTAAACGTGCAGAAGCACCATAGTTTAGTAAAGCTACAGGTGTACGTTCACCAATAGACATGGCTTCGCCATGGTATGAATCAAGCGCTGCAGCCGTTACGCCACAGTCTGCAACAGGTACTTGCCAAGGGCCAACCATTTGATCACGGGCAACCATACCCGTTACCGAACGGTCACCAATTGTAATTAAAAAGGTTTTTTCAGCAATGGTAGGTAAACGTAATAATCGGTCAGCGGCTTCGCTCACGTTAACGTTATCAAGGTCAAGTGCTTCACCTGTTTCTTTAATTGATTTTACATCTTTAATAATTTTAGGCGTTTTACCTAATAAAACATCAAGCGGTAAATCAATGGGTGTGTTTTTTTCTGGGTCATTGGCAAAATGTGAATCGGTAACGGTTAAATGTTCTTCTTCAGTGGCTTTACCAACGACAGCAAATGGTGCACGTTCGCGCGCACAAATAGCTTCAAAAACAGGAAGTTGTTCATCGGAAACGGCTAATACATAACGTTCTTGAGATTCGTTACACCAAATTTCGTGAGGAGCCATGCTACGCTCGTCGTTAGGCACATTGCGTAATTCAAATATACCGCCACGACCACCGTCTGATACTAATTCTGGAAATGCATTCGATAAGCCACCAGCGCCCACATCATGAATAAATAAAATTGGGTTATCATCACCTAACTGCCAACAGCGGTCGATAACTTCTTGGCATCGACGCTCCATTTCAGGGTTTTCACGTTGTACAGAAGCAAAGTCTAAGTTTTCGGCTGATTGGCCAGAAGCCATACTAGAAGCAGCACCACCACCTAAACCAATATTCATCGCCGGGCCACCTAATGCAATTAAGTTAGCACCTACGCAAATCTCACCTTTTTGTACATGTTCGTCACGAATGTTACCTAAACCACCAGCAAGCATTATAGGTTTATGGTATCCACGTACCTCGATGCCGTTAAATGAATTTACTTTTTCTTCGTAAGTACGAAAGTAACCTAAAATAGCAGGGCGACCAAATTCATTGTTAAACGCAGCGCCACCTAATGGACCTTCAAGCATAATATCTAGTGCTGTTACAATGCGGTCTGGTTTGCCATAATCTGTTTCCCACGGTTGTTCAAAACCTGGAATACGTAAATTTGATACCGAAAAGCCCACCAAACCTGCTTTAGGTTTTGAACCAACACCAGTAGCACCTTCATCTCGAATTTCGCCACCAGAGCCGGTTGCAGCGCCAGGGTAAGGTGAAATAGCCGTAGGGTGGTTATGTGTTTCAACTTTCATCAAAATTTGAATATCTTCATGATGATAGCCATATTCATTAGTTTGCGGATCAGGGAAGAAACGGCCGCCTTCTGATCCAACCATAACAGAAGCATTATCTTTATAAGCACTTAATACATAGTCAGGGTTGATTTCATGAGTATTACGGATCATTTTAAATAATGATTTTGGCTGTTTAACGCCGTCAATGGTCCAGTCAGCATTGAATATTTTATGACGACAGTGCTCAGAATTTGCTTGAGCAAACATATAAAGCTCGATGTCGTGAGGGTTACGCCCTAATTTAATAAAGTTGTCGGCAAGGTAGGTAATTTCGTCTTCAGCTAATGCTAAGCCTAAGTCTATATTGGCTTTTTCAAGTGCTTCACGACCACCGGTAAGTACATCTATTACGGTTAGTTCACCTGGCTCTGCTGTTGCAAAAAGCGCTTGTGCGTCGTTGAACTCAGTAAAAACTGTTTCCATCATACGGTCGTGAATTAAATTGTTTAGTTGTTTTTCTTGCTCAATTGTTAGTTTGTCGCTTAATACATAGTAAGCAATACCACGCTCTAAACGTTCTACTTTATTTAAGCCACAATTATGAGCAATATCAGTAGACTTTGAAGACCATGGAGAAATTGTACCAGGACGAGGTGTTACTAGTAATAACGTGCCTGTTGGTTCGTGTTCTTCAATGGTAGGGCCGTAGGTTAATAATTTTGCTAATACATTTGATTCATCAGTCGTTAATTCTGACGATAAATGTGCGAAATGGGTAAACTCCGCATAAATATCATGAACGGGTAGGCCCGCTTCAGCACACTGAGAAAGTAGTTTTTTAACTCGAAAATCTGATAGTGCCGGAGCGCCTCGAAGGGTTTGGATCAACATCGCCATTAGTTTACTCACTAGTAAAAAAAATTAGGGGTAAAAATCGCGCGTATTATAGAGGAATTAACCTGTTTTGATAAGGAAAACTTTATCAGATCACAACTATAATGAAAAAGTCCTTTATCAATAAATGAAATAACGACACAATGTATCACTATGAAACAATATAAAAATAATGTTTTTACCCAGAGTAAATTTTTATTGCTTATTTGCATTGTGCTTGCTGCACTATTGCAAGGGTGTAAAAGCGACCCCGAACATGCTGACTTATCGCGTATTATGGCGCGAGGGCATCTTACAGTTGGCACTTTATATGGCTCAACAAGCTACTATTTAGGTGCTGAAGGCCCAACGGGTTTTGAATATGAATTAGCACAAAAATATGCAGAATATCTTGGTGTAGAGCTTAAAGTAATACCAAGCTATAACTTAGATGAGCTTTTTTTCAAGCTTGATACGGGCGAGGTTGACCTAATAGCCGCAGGGCTCACCGTAACGCCAAAACGCGCAAAGCAATACAACTTTTCTCCAAGCTATAACAGCATTAGTCAAAAATTGGTTTATAAACAAGGTAAAGACAGGCCGCGAAATTTAGACCAGCTTGATGGTAAATTATTAGTCACTACAAACTCTAGTCATGTTGAAAACTTAGAAGCATTAAAACTTAGCAACCAAGATCTTGTTTGGGAAGAAAACCCAGAGTTAGACAGTGAAGAGCTTTTATTAAAAGTATTAGATGAGTCAATAGACTACACGATAATTGATAGCCACACGTTAGCCGTAAGCCGACGTTATTACCCTGAAATAAGCATAGCGTTTACTGTTCAACCAGAGCAACCTTTAGCTTGGGCACTAAGTAAAAAAGGTGACGACAGTATTTTTGCCAGTGTTATTGAATTTTTTGGACAAGTGCATCACGACGGTACTTTGCTTGCCCTTGACGACAAATACTATGGTCATGTAGAGCAGTTTAACTATGTAGATACCCGTTTGTTTATTCAGGCTGTTGAGAAAAAACTACCCAAATATCGCCACCTTTTTGAAAAGTATGGTCAAGAAATGGATTGGCGTTTACTGGCAGCAATTAGCTATCAAGAGTCACATTGGGAACCGCATGCCCGCTCATATACCGGTGTACGCGGTATGATGATGCTAACCCTGCCTACGGCGAAACAAATGGGTATAAAAAGCCGGCTCGACGCTGAGCAAAGTGTACGTGGTGGTGCAAAGTACTTTAAACGTATGTTTGACCGTATGCCGGCACGTGTTCCTCACCCTGATCGATTGTGGTTTGCATTAGCTTCATATAACGTAGGCCTTGGTCATTTAAACGACGCACGAGCAATTACAAAAAAACAAGGTGGCGACCCCGACCGTTGGGTAGAAGTTAAAAAACGATTGCCCTTATTAAAACAAAAGAAATATTACAAACATACCCGTTACGGATATGCGCGTGGCGATGAACCCGTGCATTATGTTGAAAACATTCGTCGATATTACGATACCTTAACGTGGATGGATGAGAAGCAACAAGAAGAAACGAAAAAACTAGAATTAGAGATAAAAAACAACGAACTAGCACCTGCGGAACAAATAGTTACAATTGAAACCGCCGAATCTACTGAAGAATAAGCACTTCCACTAGACTTTCTTTGTATATTGTCATACAAGAGTAACAGTTATCGTTCATACTATAACTAGATTACTGATTAACCTAGGTTTAATACAATAGGCAATACAACAAACAGTATTTTAACGTTGGCAAACATAGGTTAATTTTTTAACTAAACGACAAAGGAGACAATAATGTCAATAAGAACGAGAAAACTTTCTCAAGCAATACAACGTAAACGTATGCAAAGTAGACTAAAGCAAAAATTAAACTGCCGCCGTCATGCACAGTTTATACAAGAAACACATAGCCAATTAGCACAAGCTTAATTGGCTTTTTATTTTCTACCCCCTTATCTTTAAACACTTACCTTTATCTCTTTACTTTTTATCTCTCACTTTCAACTGATAATCTTTACTTTTCATCGTGCAATGCTATTTATCTGATGCTATTTGGGCTATGTTGCCTATAACATTATTATTATAAATAGGTATTTATATGAGTCGTTTATTTACTCAGCTTTTGGTGGTAACGGCCACTATTATCTCGTTAACTGCTTGTCAAACCACACCGAACAAAGTAAGTGCTGACCAAGCCTTTGATAGCACAGTGCAGCAATTATTAAATCAACGTGCCGGTAAAGGTGTTTATGAAGTTGCTGCAGCAGATGATCAAAAGCGTTATTGGCCTGATTTATCACCTCAATACTTACAAACACAGTTTGAACAGCGCCAAACATTAGCAGCACAGTTTGAACAAATAGATCAAACGGCATTGTCAGCCGATAATAAAATTAACTACGCTATTATTAAAGCGCAGCTTGATAACCGAATTGCCAATTATCAGTTTAAATCACATTATCTCCCGCTTAAGTCAGAATCAGGTTTTCATTCTAATGTTAACTTTATGATTGATAGTACTGAGTTTTCAACGGAACAAGATATTGAAAACTATGTGAATAAAATGGCAGCTTTACCTGAGTACTTTGAACAAAATATTTATTGGATGCGCCAAGGTTTAGCATCAGGTATTACACAACCGCAAGCGGTATTAATTGGTTATGAACAGTCAATTAGTGCCTTTATTCCTGAAAGTATTGAGCAATCGGTATTTTTTAAACCATTCGCATCAGTGCCTAAGTTACTTGACCAAGAACTTGTAAAAGCACAGCAAGCTAAGCTTCGTACTTTACTATCCACACAAATTATTCCAGCGTATGAAAGTTATTATCAATTTTTTACGCAAGAATACTTTCCTAAAGCTCGTAAAAATATTGCGGTATCGTCAACGCCCGCTGGACGCGCTTTTTATGAAAATAGAGTGAAACACTTTACCACCACAGAGATGACCGCTGAAGAGGTTCATCAATTGGGCTTACGTGAAGTTGCACGAATTCGTGCTGAAATGGACGAAGTAATACTTAACATTGGTTTTGAAGGCAGCTTTGCTGAATTTACCCACTTTTTACGCACCGACCCACAATTTTATGCAAGAACACCGCTCGAGCTAATTAAAGAAGCATCTTATATCGCCAAACAAATTGATGGCAAATTACCTTCATTATTTAAGCATTTACCACGTACGCCATACGGAGTAGCACCTGTACCAGAGGCTATTGCGCCAAAATATACCACAGGACGTTATATTAGCCCGGCAACTGATCGTCATTCGGGTTCATACTGGGTAAACACCTATGCTTTAGACAAACGCCCACTTTATGCATTACCTGCGTTAACACTACACGAAGGAGTTCCGGGACATCATTTACAAATATCGCTTAATAGTGAATTAGACAATCTACCATCGTATCGCCAACATGCTTATATTTCAGCTTTTGGTGAAGGTTGGGGATTATACTCAGAATGGTTAGGCATAGAAGCAGGTATTTATACCGATCACTATGCTGATTTTGGTCGACTAAGTTATGAAATGTGGCGCGCTGCGCGCTTAGTTGTTGATACGGGCATGCATATGAAAGGCTGGTCAAGAGCGCAAGCAATGGACTTTATGAAAGATAACACAGCGTTATCATTACATAATGTAAAAACAGAAATTGACCGTTATATTTCATGGCCGGGACAAGCCTTGTCTTACAAAATAGGTGAAATAACCATTAGAAAATTACGCCAACAAGCAGAAACTGAATTAGCGCGTGATTTTGATGTACGTGAATTTCATCATCAAGTGTTGAAAAATGGCTCTATACCGTTAAATGTATTAGAACAACAAATTGAAGATTACATTCAACAGGTAAAATTAACTTTGTTAGAAAAAACGGCAAAAGACAAAACAAAAGAATAAAATAGTAAAAAAAAAAGGACAGTCGTTTATATTTCCAAGATTTTATAAGCGAGTGTGGAGTAGTTGGCATTATCTTATGGGAGAAGTGCCAACGCCAAAATGGCTTGCAATTGACAAAGTGTTATTACACTTTTCAAAATATAAAACAACAGCTCGGCACAAATTTGCAAAGTTTGTAGAGCAAGGTAAAGCGGTAAATCTTAGGGGCAATATTATTAATCAGGTGTTTTTGGGTAATAGTGATTTTGTCGACGAGCATTTAGCTTTATTAAAAGGTCAGAATGATAATTTATCCGAAATACCACATAAGCAAATGCGGAAACAGGCTCTATCACTTGAAGAGTATGCTAAATCGTTATCTAAAAGGGATGAAGCAATAAATGCAGCTTATTTATCAGGTGCTTATACGTTAAAAGAAGTGGGTGATTTTTTAAGTTACACTATTCTCGAGTGAGTAAAATTGTGGCAAAAAGCAAGACCTGACCCTTACATATGACTTACATAAAACTGCAAAATCGAGTATAAAATCGTTTAACAACACGCTTTCAAATGGATTCAGTATTATTATCATCAGTTAACGCGCCGTTATAAATTACTCTAGCTCTGAAATCTAATTTGTACTAAGATGTATTACATGTGAATACAAAGGGCGTTCTGATGAGTATTACAAGTATCCGGCTAGCAGATGACATAGAGAAGCCTCTTGAATCCTTAGCTACCAAATTAGACCGAAGTAAAAACTACCTTATAAATCAAGCGATTAAAGAGTTTTTGTCTAGACAGGCAGTAGAGGACTCAAGGTGGTCTGATACATTGATAGCTTTAGAGTCCATTAAGTCTGGTAAATCCCTTGCTGAAGCCGACGTTAATACTTGGTTAAACAGCTGGGGCAATGGTGAGCGCAAAGAGCCACCTAAATGATAGAGGTTAAGTATTCCCCTAAATCTATCGAAGATCTTCAACGAGTTGTAGAGTTTGTTGAAGCTAAAAATCAGTATGCAGCTCGAAGAATCGCAATTGATCTTCAAGAGGGTGTTTCTAAGCTAAAGCAATTTCCTCAAATCGGCATACCTGTTATTAAAGCCCCTGACCCAGAGAAAATTCGCGATCTATATGTTGGTGACTACACTGTACGGTATTTAATTACCGACGAAACTATTTACATATTAAGAGTATGGCATAACAAAGAAAACGAGAAAAACTTATAACAGGCGCATGTTGCCGGACTGTTTTTTCGTTGTGCGTAAAATCAGCGGTAAATGCGGGCGCTGTAAAATAACAAAAAATAAAAAATAACAAGGACAGTAAAACAAAAGGGGTCAGGTCTTGCTTCTTGCCTTTTAACAAAAGGGGTCAGGTCTTGCTTCTTGCCTTTTGGTTAATCAGAACTAATCTAAAACTATCGAGTCATTAAAATTAGACGGATAAAGTTATGGCGAGGCCACTTAGATTAGAATTTTCAGGTGCTTTATATCACATTACCTCGCGGGGAAATGAGAGAAAGCCGATATATATTGAAAAGTCAGATTTTGAAAGTTTTTTAAATTTATTAGGTAAAGTATGTGAGCGTTATAACTGGGCTGTTCACTCATTTTGCTTGATGACAAACCATTACCATTTGTTATTAGAAACACCTGATGCGAACCTAAGTAAAGGAATGAGGCAGCTAAACGGTGTATATACGCAATGTTTTAATAGAAAGCACCGTCGTGTAGGGCACTTATTCCAAGGGCGGTATAAAGCGATATTGGTAGATAAGGACGCTTATCTACTGGAGTTAAATAGGTATATTGTTTTAAATCCAATTAGGGCAAAAATGGTCAATAATTTATCAGAGTGGCAGTGGAGTAGTTGGCATTATGTTATGGGAGAAGTGCCAACGCCAAAATGGCTTGCAATTGACAAAGTGTTATTACACTTTTCAAAATATAAAACAACAGCTCGGCACAAATTTGCAAAGTTTGTAGAGCAAGGTAAAGCGGTAAATCTTAGGGGCAATATTATTAATCAGGTGTTTTTGGGTAATAGTGATTTTGTCGACGAGCATTTAGCTTTATTAAAAGATCAGAAAGATAATTTATCCGAAATACCACATAAGCAAATGCGGAAACAGGCTCTATCACTTGAAGAGTATGCTAAATCGTTATCAAATAGGGATGAAGCAATAAATGCAGCTTATTTATCAGGTGCTTATACGTTAAAAGAAGTTGGTGATTTTTTTAAGTTACACTATTCTCGAGTGAGTAAAATTGTGGCAAAAAGCAAGACCTGACCCTTAGGTTTGCTTCTAATTTATCCGAAATACCACATAAGTAAATGCGGAAACAGGCTCTATCACTTGAAGAGTATGCTAAATCGTTATCTAAAAGGGATGAAGCAATAAATGCAGCTTATTTATCAGGTGCTTATACGTTAAAAGAAGTTGGTGATTTTTTTAAGTTACACTATTCTCGAGTGAGTAAAATTGTGGCAAAAAGCAAGACCTGACCCTTAGGTTTGTAAGTTACACTATTCTCGAGTGAGTAAAATTGTGGCAAAAAGCAAGACCTGACCCTTAGGTTTCTTTTTTGTTTTTGGGTAATAGTGATTTTGTCGACGAGCATTTAGCTTTATTAAAAGATCAGAAAGATAATTTATCCGAAATACCACATAAGCAAATGCGGAAACAGGCTCTATCACTTGAAGAGTATGCTAAATCGTTATCAAATAGGGATGAAGCAATAAATGCAGCTTATTTATCAGGTGCTTATACGTTAAAAGAAGTTGGTAATTTTTTTAAGTTACACTATTCTCGAGTGAGTAAAATTGTGGCAAAAAGCAAGACCTGACCCTTAGGTTTTCCTTAGGTTTTCTAAAGATCAGAAAGATAATTTATCCGAAATACCACATAAGCAAATGCGGAAACAGGCTCTATCACTTGAAGAGTATGCTAAATCGTTATCAAATAGGGATGAAGCAATAAATGCAGCTTATTTATCAGGTGCTTATACGTTAAAAGAAGTTGGTAATTTTTTTAAGTTACACTATTCTCGAGTGAGTAAAATTGTGGCAAAAAGCAAGACCTGACCCTTAGGTTTCTTAGTAACGGTAGAAATAAAAACAGGTACTCGGCGATTAATGGAGTTTTTACTAGCGCCATTAATGCGTGGGGTGAGTGAAGGAGCGCGTGAGAGATAGTTAATGAAAAAATATAAATTATTAGTTTTGTTAATGGAGTTAGGTATGAAAAGTATATATAAAATTTTTTTACTTCTTGTTGGGAGTTTACTTATATCAGTTGCTCAGGCTGATAATTACCTTTTAACCATGAGCAAAAATGATGATGTTTGCCAGCATTTATATCAGGTTTTTAATATGGATGTACGTCATAAAGGCAAACTTGCCTTGGGTGAACATAAAGAATTCAACTGGTTAAAATGGGATCAAGACTTTTTTATGATTAAGCGTAAGCGCCATATTGAGCCAAACTTTGCTGACGAATTAATCTCTAAAGTTGGAAAACAAGAGGAATATGCCACTTATACTAAATATCCTAAAAAAGGGGCTTATTTTGATATTGATAATAATGGCGAAGATGAGTTTATTACCTTTCAACGTAATGGCGCGAGTACATTTGAAAACAGAGCCTATGACAGTATATACGTATATAAGGGGAATGCATTAACAAAGCTTTCAGGTGCTGAGCGTAATAAACAGTACACACTTGAAATGGGCTATTTAGGCAGCCTAATTGACAGTTACACCTTAAAAGAGTATCCAATCAAAGAAACGACAGTTTATAAAAATGGTCATACTAACTAT is a genomic window containing:
- a CDS encoding transposase; protein product: MARPLRLEFSGALYHITSRGNERKPIYIEKSDFESFLNLLGKVCERYNWAVHSFCLMTNHYHLLLETPDANLSKGMRQLNGVYTQCFNRKHRRVGHLFQGRYKAILVDKDAYLLELNRYIVLNPIRAKMVNNLSEWQWSSWHYVMGEVPTPKWLAIDKVLLHFSKYKTTARHKFAKFVEQGKAVNLRGNIINQVFLGNSDFVDEHLALLKDQKDNLSEIPHKQMRKQALSLEEYAKSLSNRDEAINAAYLSGAYTLKEVGDFFKLHYSRVSKIVAKSKT